The Nitrospira tepida genome includes a window with the following:
- a CDS encoding MIP/aquaporin family protein, which produces MNGTTEVVPDLAVRPSGSATAPSVGRMVCQHWPEYLMEAAGLGLFMISAAAVTSLLEYPGSPFHQALPDPIARRVLIGLAMGLTAIGIIYSPWGKQSGAHLNPAVTLTFMRLGKVRPTDAAFYILAQFVGGWLGLALAALVGGTYLADPAVNYVVTVPGDSGPIVAFAAETVISCGLMLAVLTLSNHKTLASWTGVCAGCLVALYISLEAPLSGMSMNPARSLASAMVAHLFFSLWVYFVAPLSGMLAAAALFTWVHQADEELACPKLHHANRRRCIFCGKPGGA; this is translated from the coding sequence ATGAACGGGACGACCGAGGTTGTCCCTGATCTGGCCGTCCGCCCGTCCGGATCAGCCACGGCACCGTCAGTTGGTCGGATGGTGTGCCAACATTGGCCCGAGTACCTCATGGAGGCAGCCGGGCTGGGGCTCTTCATGATCTCGGCAGCCGCAGTCACGAGCCTGCTGGAGTATCCCGGCTCGCCGTTTCACCAGGCACTTCCCGATCCGATCGCCCGCCGCGTCCTGATCGGCCTGGCTATGGGACTGACCGCGATCGGAATCATCTATTCCCCCTGGGGCAAACAGTCCGGCGCCCATTTGAATCCGGCGGTGACCCTGACGTTCATGAGGCTGGGGAAAGTGCGGCCGACAGACGCGGCCTTCTATATTCTGGCCCAGTTTGTCGGAGGATGGCTGGGTCTTGCGTTGGCAGCATTGGTCGGTGGGACGTACCTCGCCGATCCGGCGGTGAATTATGTGGTGACGGTTCCCGGCGATTCGGGGCCGATCGTCGCGTTTGCGGCAGAGACCGTGATCTCCTGTGGATTGATGCTCGCCGTGTTGACCCTCTCCAACCATAAGACCCTGGCCTCTTGGACGGGCGTCTGCGCCGGCTGTCTGGTCGCGCTGTATATTTCCCTGGAGGCGCCGCTGTCGGGCATGAGCATGAACCCGGCGCGCAGCTTGGCCTCGGCGATGGTCGCCCACCTGTTTTTCTCCCTGTGGGTCTATTTCGTCGCGCCGTTATCGGGAATGTTGGCGGCTGCCGCGCTGTTCACGTGGGTACATCAAGCAGATGAAGAATTGGCCTGTCCCAAGCTGCACCATGCCAACCGCCGGCGCTGCATCTTCTGCGGCAAGCCAGGCGGCGCATAA
- a CDS encoding SMP-30/gluconolactonase/LRE family protein, giving the protein MQVGIGLLISLLLILMDATSSSPALAVPQVLDQKPDAVIDLMAQEGVTLVKGRWRYSDTKIIEVDHHRVGADLGPSGPPNRTYDLIPHAGVADFDDSGWQEIDAPDLEARRSTGRLCFNWYRIAVTIPDRIGNFDPTGSTMVFEIVIDDYAEVWVNGTLPLVLGQTGGQVIKGFNAPNRVVVTRRARPGDRIQLAVLGANGPLSKPPGNFIWVRSASLDFYAQSRFESARERVGGIVRVDPALDQVISSTAVVEKLAGGFSFTEGPVWVPGKDGVEGYLLFSVPNDNLIYRMTADGDVSVFRTKSGYAGFDIGEYHQPGSNGLTLDRQGRLTINQHGNRRVIRVEPHGDITVLADRYQGRRLNSPNDLVYKSDGSLYFTDPPFGLPKVFDDPRKELPFSGVYRVANGKIDLVTDDLDAPNGIAFSTDERFLYVNNWNQKKKVIMRYDVQPDGRLSNGRVFFDMTTAPGEDALDGMKVDMKGNVYCTGPGGLWIISPEGRHLGTITFPENPHNLAWGDDDGKTLYITAVSGIYKIRTHVAGVRPGPQAGS; this is encoded by the coding sequence ATGCAAGTTGGGATCGGACTGTTGATCAGTCTTCTATTGATCTTGATGGATGCGACATCCAGCTCACCGGCCCTGGCCGTCCCGCAGGTGCTGGATCAGAAGCCGGATGCGGTGATCGACCTGATGGCGCAGGAAGGCGTGACGCTGGTGAAGGGCCGGTGGCGGTACAGCGACACGAAAATCATCGAGGTCGATCATCACAGGGTCGGAGCTGATCTCGGTCCCAGCGGACCGCCGAATCGGACCTACGATCTGATTCCCCATGCGGGCGTGGCGGACTTCGACGATTCGGGGTGGCAGGAGATCGACGCGCCGGACCTGGAAGCCCGGCGTTCGACGGGCCGGCTCTGCTTCAATTGGTACCGCATCGCCGTGACCATTCCCGATCGGATCGGGAACTTCGATCCGACCGGTTCGACCATGGTTTTTGAGATCGTGATCGACGATTACGCCGAAGTCTGGGTGAACGGGACCTTGCCGCTCGTGCTCGGCCAAACCGGAGGACAGGTGATCAAGGGCTTCAACGCGCCGAATCGAGTGGTCGTGACGCGCCGGGCCAGGCCAGGCGATCGCATTCAGCTTGCGGTGCTGGGCGCCAACGGCCCCCTCTCCAAACCGCCGGGCAACTTCATCTGGGTCCGGTCGGCCTCCCTCGACTTCTATGCCCAGTCCCGCTTCGAATCGGCGCGCGAGCGCGTGGGCGGCATCGTCCGGGTCGACCCGGCGCTGGACCAGGTGATCTCTTCGACGGCCGTCGTGGAAAAACTCGCGGGAGGTTTCTCGTTCACGGAGGGGCCGGTATGGGTGCCGGGGAAGGACGGCGTCGAGGGATATCTGCTCTTCAGCGTGCCCAATGACAACCTCATTTATCGGATGACGGCCGATGGGGATGTCTCCGTGTTTCGCACCAAGAGCGGGTATGCGGGGTTCGATATCGGCGAATATCACCAGCCCGGTTCCAACGGGCTCACGCTCGATCGGCAAGGGCGGCTGACGATCAACCAGCATGGCAACCGGCGCGTCATTCGTGTCGAGCCCCACGGCGACATCACGGTTCTGGCGGATCGCTACCAGGGCAGGCGGCTCAACAGCCCGAACGATCTGGTCTATAAGTCGGACGGGTCGCTCTATTTCACCGATCCGCCGTTCGGGCTCCCGAAGGTCTTCGACGATCCGCGCAAGGAGTTGCCGTTCAGCGGGGTCTATCGGGTCGCCAACGGCAAGATCGACCTGGTGACCGACGATCTGGATGCGCCCAACGGCATCGCCTTCTCGACGGACGAACGATTTCTCTATGTCAACAACTGGAACCAGAAGAAGAAGGTCATCATGCGCTACGACGTGCAGCCGGACGGCCGGCTGTCGAATGGCCGCGTGTTCTTCGACATGACCACCGCTCCGGGCGAGGATGCACTGGACGGGATGAAAGTCGATATGAAGGGAAACGTCTATTGCACGGGTCCCGGCGGTCTCTGGATCATCTCGCCGGAAGGACGGCACCTCGGGACCATCACGTTCCCGGAGAATCCCCACAACCTGGCCTGGGGCGACGATGACGGAAAGACGCTGTACATCACCGCCGTCTCCGGCATCTACAAGATTCGGACGCATGTCGCCGGCGTACGGCCTGGTCCGCAGGCCGGTTCATGA
- a CDS encoding cytochrome b/b6 domain-containing protein produces MTTAGDPNTETIVRIDKIEPAEWAAQADPVQATPRARPDSRTYRHTAPVRLSHWVNVACLFVLIGSGLQIFNAHPALYWGDRSDRDEPFLAMRAVRSDSGEPRGITTILGHEFDTTGLLGYSGGRARGFPAWATIPGPQWLAMGRQWHLFFAWLFVVNGLIFWAYGWLSRHFTRDVIPQGRDLRMIGRAVRDHLRLKHPTSEDAKHYNVLQKLAYAAVILGLGPLIVLTGLTMSPTIDAAAPWLLDLFGGRQSARTLHFLACFAFVGFIVIHVSQVILTGLVNNLRSMITGWYRLPEEEQIHDLRHTT; encoded by the coding sequence ATGACCACCGCGGGGGACCCCAACACTGAGACGATCGTTCGCATCGACAAGATCGAACCGGCGGAGTGGGCGGCTCAGGCTGACCCCGTTCAGGCCACGCCACGGGCCCGGCCCGACAGCCGCACCTATCGCCACACAGCGCCGGTGCGACTCAGCCATTGGGTGAATGTCGCCTGCCTGTTCGTCTTGATCGGAAGCGGGCTTCAGATTTTCAACGCGCATCCCGCCCTGTATTGGGGCGATCGTTCGGACCGTGACGAACCGTTTTTGGCCATGCGGGCGGTCAGGTCCGATTCCGGGGAGCCCCGCGGCATCACCACCATTCTCGGGCATGAATTCGATACAACCGGCCTGCTCGGCTATTCGGGAGGCCGGGCGCGTGGCTTTCCAGCCTGGGCCACGATTCCCGGGCCGCAGTGGCTCGCCATGGGCCGCCAGTGGCACCTGTTCTTCGCCTGGCTCTTTGTCGTCAACGGTCTGATCTTCTGGGCTTACGGATGGCTCAGCCGGCACTTCACCCGCGACGTGATCCCGCAGGGCCGTGACCTGCGCATGATCGGGCGCGCGGTCCGAGACCATCTACGCCTGAAGCATCCGACCAGCGAGGACGCGAAGCACTACAACGTGCTTCAGAAGCTGGCCTACGCGGCGGTGATTCTGGGACTGGGCCCCCTGATCGTGCTGACGGGCCTGACCATGTCGCCCACAATCGACGCGGCAGCGCCCTGGTTGCTGGACCTCTTCGGCGGCAGGCAAAGCGCCCGGACCCTTCATTTCCTGGCCTGCTTTGCCTTCGTCGGCTTCATCGTCATCCACGTCTCGCAAGTCATCCTCACGGGACTCGTCAACAATCTCCGTTCCATGATCACCGGCTGGTATCGACTTCCGGAAGAGGAGCAGATCCATGATCTTCGACACACCACTTGA
- a CDS encoding amylo-alpha-1,6-glucosidase gives MKTGRIAAVDCQDLQRALSLEWLEPNGLGGFASGTVAGPNTRRYHALLLTARRPPVDRVVLVNHLEEWAEVGESHLPLSSTLYPGAVYPEGYRFCSGFISDPWPTWTYEVAGIRMTREIVGIRGRDLVVVRWRVAEGSRNVVLKVRPMLSGRDYHATHHANSALQSEAQAEKGLVSWRPYSDLPAVHAHHGGEYSHQPEWFYRVQFPVEQTRGLDGEEDWWSPGEFRLDLRETGQAWLAFTTEPVGALEMPELLEAERRRRELVASEAPAGDDLVRRLWRATEAFISARGEQQTVIAGYPWFTDWGRDAFISLPGLCLVTGRYGTARQVLQAFADHISQGMIPNRFPDAGEQPEYNTVDASLWYVHAADRYLFYSKDEEFVRLVAWPGVKQIIDGYRTGTRYGIRMDADGLITGGAPGVQLTWMDAKVGDWVVTPRSGKPVEIQALWVRALEIGAWLGTKFDEPEFAACCRRDCALASRSFRSRFWYEEGGYLYDVVDGEGGDDASLRPNQIYAVALTGKLLTKEQQRRVVRIVQERLLTPVGLRTLATHHPQYRPHYEGGVVERDGAYHQGTVWPFLLGPFVTAWMNVYGRNEGTRRQGRKLLQGLEQHLEECCLGQVSEIFDADPPHLPRGCVAQAWSVAEPLRALLEDLSPSRATRPITRKPAAGTARARTATRRSRRS, from the coding sequence ATGAAGACCGGGCGAATCGCAGCCGTAGACTGCCAAGACCTCCAACGCGCGCTCAGCCTTGAATGGCTTGAACCGAACGGCCTCGGCGGGTTCGCCTCCGGAACGGTCGCGGGACCGAATACGAGACGGTACCATGCTCTCCTGTTGACCGCTCGGAGACCGCCGGTCGATCGAGTCGTGCTCGTCAACCATCTTGAAGAATGGGCGGAGGTTGGTGAGAGCCACCTGCCTCTATCATCCACGCTCTATCCAGGGGCCGTGTATCCCGAGGGGTATCGATTCTGTTCAGGTTTCATCTCAGATCCCTGGCCGACCTGGACCTATGAGGTCGCCGGGATTCGAATGACCAGGGAAATTGTTGGTATCCGGGGAAGAGATCTGGTCGTGGTCCGTTGGCGGGTGGCTGAGGGCTCTCGGAACGTCGTTCTCAAGGTGCGCCCGATGCTGTCGGGCCGCGATTACCATGCGACACACCATGCCAATTCGGCGCTGCAATCGGAGGCGCAGGCGGAGAAAGGACTGGTGTCATGGCGTCCTTATTCGGATCTCCCCGCGGTCCACGCGCACCATGGCGGCGAATATTCCCATCAGCCGGAGTGGTTTTACCGGGTGCAGTTTCCGGTTGAGCAAACGCGCGGCCTCGACGGGGAGGAGGATTGGTGGTCGCCGGGCGAGTTCCGCTTGGACTTGCGCGAAACCGGTCAGGCATGGCTGGCGTTCACCACCGAGCCGGTCGGCGCATTGGAGATGCCGGAGTTGCTGGAGGCCGAACGCCGCCGCCGCGAGTTGGTGGCGAGCGAAGCACCGGCCGGCGATGATTTGGTGAGACGGCTGTGGCGCGCCACGGAGGCCTTCATCTCCGCACGAGGCGAGCAACAGACGGTCATCGCAGGCTATCCCTGGTTTACCGATTGGGGACGGGACGCCTTCATTTCGTTGCCTGGCCTCTGCTTGGTGACGGGGCGGTATGGCACAGCGCGACAGGTCTTGCAGGCCTTTGCCGACCATATTTCACAGGGGATGATCCCGAATCGGTTTCCCGACGCCGGCGAGCAGCCGGAGTACAACACGGTCGATGCTTCCCTCTGGTACGTGCATGCGGCGGACCGCTATCTCTTCTACTCCAAGGACGAGGAGTTCGTCCGGCTCGTGGCCTGGCCGGGGGTCAAGCAGATCATCGACGGCTATCGAACCGGGACGAGGTACGGGATCAGAATGGACGCGGATGGACTGATCACCGGAGGGGCGCCGGGAGTCCAGCTCACCTGGATGGATGCGAAGGTGGGCGATTGGGTCGTGACCCCGCGAAGCGGCAAACCGGTCGAGATCCAGGCCCTCTGGGTCCGGGCGCTTGAAATAGGCGCGTGGTTGGGGACGAAGTTCGACGAGCCGGAGTTCGCCGCTTGCTGTCGCCGGGACTGTGCGCTGGCGAGCAGATCGTTCCGGTCCAGGTTTTGGTACGAGGAGGGCGGGTATCTCTACGATGTGGTCGACGGCGAAGGTGGAGACGACGCCTCGCTGAGACCAAACCAAATTTACGCGGTGGCCTTGACCGGCAAACTCTTGACCAAGGAGCAACAACGGCGCGTCGTGCGCATCGTCCAGGAGCGTTTGCTGACCCCGGTCGGGCTTCGCACGCTTGCCACGCACCATCCGCAGTATCGCCCCCATTATGAAGGAGGGGTCGTCGAGCGAGACGGAGCGTACCATCAAGGGACCGTCTGGCCCTTTCTGCTCGGTCCCTTCGTCACCGCCTGGATGAACGTGTATGGTCGGAACGAGGGGACGAGGCGGCAGGGCCGGAAGCTGCTCCAGGGCTTGGAGCAACATCTGGAGGAATGCTGCCTCGGTCAAGTCTCGGAAATCTTCGATGCAGACCCGCCGCATCTACCTCGGGGCTGTGTGGCCCAGGCCTGGTCGGTGGCTGAACCATTGCGGGCGCTGCTCGAAGACCTGTCGCCATCCCGGGCGACCAGACCGATCACGCGCAAGCCAGCCGCGGGCACCGCCCGAGCGCGAACGGCCACCCGGCGGTCCCGCCGATCCTAG
- a CDS encoding MGH1-like glycoside hydrolase domain-containing protein, producing MKKTRQAGSLPPPGQTAEDLRLMEDAKRIKHWKRWGPYLSERAWGTVREDYSPNGTAWEHFPHDHARSRAYRWNEDGLAGFCDRHQWICFALALWNGRDPILKERAFGLTGNEGNHGEDVKEYYFYLDSTPTHSYMKWLYKYPQAEFPYARLVEENRRRGRRESEFELLDAGVFQGNRYFDVIVEYAKVSPEDLLVQIEVVNRGPETSEITVLPTLWFRNTWSWGLDVRRPRLRQGEPIHDMSVVELTHDYYGFRRLLCQGEPPLLFTENETNARRLWGDDDGPRYAKDGINDYVVRGLKEAVNPDHVGSKVAAHYTFTLGAGETKTIRLRFTDQSSNETVTEPFFTTMLAERKAEADDFYAQLAPPGLSDDAKRVQRQAFAGLLWSKQFYHYDLARWLKGDPAGPEPPASRLRGRNSDWTHLYNADVISMPDKWEYPWYAVWDLAFHCIPLALVDPKFAKDQLILMLREWYMHPNGQIPAYEWAFGDVNPPVHAWAAWRVYKIEKKRTGVGDRTFLERVFHKLLLNFTWWVNRKDAEGKNIFQGGFLGLDNIGVFDRSAPLPTGGHIEQSDATSWMGMYCLNMLAIALELARDNRAYEDVASKFFEHFVYICRAMNHIGGENIELWNKEDGFFYDVLHLPDGRTLPLKVRSMVGLIPLFAVETLDSELIDQLPRFKHRMQWFMENRPDFASHVETQSEDGEVRRFLSLVNRTRLKKVLRYMLDEQEFLSPHGVRALSQYHRAHPYVFSMMGVEHRVDYEPAESSTGLFGGNSNWRGPVWFPVNYLLVESLQKFHYFLGDQFKVECPTGSGRLVTLWEVAGELSRRLVRTFLRDAKGQRPVYGGADLFQTDPHWRDLILFYEYLHGDNGAGIGASHQTGWTGLVAKLIQQSGE from the coding sequence ATGAAAAAGACTCGACAAGCTGGTTCCCTGCCTCCACCCGGCCAGACGGCTGAGGATCTGCGCTTGATGGAAGATGCCAAACGGATCAAACATTGGAAACGGTGGGGTCCTTACCTGAGCGAACGGGCGTGGGGCACGGTCCGCGAGGACTATAGTCCGAATGGAACGGCGTGGGAGCATTTCCCCCATGATCATGCCCGTTCCCGCGCCTATCGATGGAACGAGGACGGGCTGGCCGGATTCTGCGATCGCCATCAATGGATCTGTTTCGCCTTGGCCTTATGGAACGGACGCGATCCGATCTTGAAGGAACGGGCGTTCGGCTTAACGGGCAACGAAGGCAACCATGGGGAGGACGTCAAGGAATACTACTTCTATCTGGACTCCACGCCCACCCATTCCTACATGAAATGGCTCTATAAGTATCCTCAGGCCGAGTTTCCCTACGCCCGTCTGGTCGAGGAGAATCGCCGGCGCGGACGCCGCGAGTCGGAATTCGAGTTGCTGGATGCGGGTGTGTTTCAAGGCAACCGGTATTTCGATGTGATCGTCGAGTACGCCAAGGTTTCTCCGGAGGATCTTCTTGTGCAGATCGAAGTGGTGAACCGCGGTCCTGAGACTTCGGAAATCACGGTGCTTCCGACCCTGTGGTTCAGAAATACCTGGTCATGGGGCTTGGATGTGCGCCGGCCTCGCCTCCGACAGGGGGAGCCGATCCACGATATGAGCGTGGTCGAGCTGACCCATGATTACTATGGGTTTCGACGCCTCCTCTGCCAGGGCGAGCCGCCGCTCCTGTTCACCGAAAACGAGACCAATGCCAGACGACTGTGGGGAGATGACGACGGCCCGCGGTACGCCAAAGATGGGATCAACGACTATGTGGTGCGGGGATTGAAGGAAGCGGTGAATCCCGATCACGTGGGCTCGAAGGTGGCGGCTCATTACACGTTCACGTTGGGGGCCGGTGAAACGAAGACGATCCGCTTGCGGTTCACCGATCAATCGTCCAACGAAACCGTGACCGAGCCATTCTTCACGACTATGTTGGCGGAGAGAAAAGCCGAAGCGGACGACTTCTACGCGCAGTTGGCTCCGCCCGGCCTGTCCGATGACGCCAAGCGGGTCCAGCGCCAGGCCTTTGCCGGCCTCCTCTGGAGCAAGCAGTTTTATCACTATGACCTCGCACGGTGGTTGAAAGGCGACCCTGCCGGCCCGGAGCCGCCCGCGAGCCGCCTGAGGGGCCGCAACTCGGACTGGACGCATCTCTACAATGCGGACGTGATCTCGATGCCCGATAAATGGGAGTATCCCTGGTATGCCGTCTGGGATCTGGCCTTCCACTGTATCCCGCTCGCCTTGGTGGACCCGAAATTTGCGAAGGACCAACTCATCCTGATGTTGCGCGAGTGGTATATGCATCCCAACGGGCAGATTCCCGCGTACGAGTGGGCGTTCGGCGACGTCAATCCGCCCGTCCATGCCTGGGCGGCTTGGCGCGTCTATAAGATCGAAAAGAAGCGGACGGGAGTGGGGGACCGGACGTTTCTGGAGCGTGTGTTCCATAAGCTGCTCTTGAATTTCACCTGGTGGGTGAATCGGAAGGACGCCGAAGGTAAGAATATTTTTCAAGGCGGGTTCCTCGGGCTGGACAACATCGGCGTGTTCGATCGCAGCGCGCCGCTCCCCACCGGTGGCCACATCGAACAATCCGACGCCACGAGCTGGATGGGCATGTACTGCCTGAACATGCTCGCGATCGCGCTGGAGCTGGCGCGCGACAACCGGGCCTATGAGGACGTGGCGAGCAAATTCTTCGAGCATTTCGTCTACATCTGCCGGGCGATGAACCATATCGGCGGCGAGAACATCGAGCTGTGGAACAAGGAAGACGGATTTTTCTACGATGTGCTCCATCTGCCGGACGGACGGACCCTGCCGTTGAAGGTGCGGTCCATGGTCGGCCTGATCCCGCTCTTTGCCGTCGAGACACTGGATTCCGAACTGATCGACCAATTGCCGCGATTCAAGCATCGCATGCAATGGTTCATGGAGAACCGGCCCGACTTCGCCTCGCACGTCGAAACACAGTCCGAGGACGGGGAAGTCCGGCGGTTTCTGTCGTTGGTCAATCGGACCCGTCTGAAGAAGGTCCTGCGCTACATGTTGGATGAGCAGGAGTTTCTGTCCCCTCACGGCGTGCGGGCGCTGTCGCAGTACCATCGCGCACATCCCTACGTCTTCTCCATGATGGGCGTGGAACATCGGGTCGATTATGAACCGGCGGAGTCGAGCACGGGCCTGTTCGGGGGGAATTCGAATTGGCGGGGTCCGGTCTGGTTCCCGGTGAACTATCTGTTGGTCGAGTCCCTTCAGAAATTCCATTATTTCCTCGGCGATCAGTTCAAAGTGGAATGTCCCACAGGATCAGGACGTCTCGTGACGTTGTGGGAGGTGGCGGGAGAACTGTCGCGGCGGCTGGTGAGGACCTTCCTGCGGGACGCCAAGGGGCAACGGCCAGTGTACGGCGGCGCGGACCTCTTCCAAACCGACCCCCATTGGCGCGATCTGATTCTGTTCTATGAATACCTCCACGGGGACAATGGGGCGGGCATCGGAGCTTCTCACCAGACCGGCTGGACGGGGCTCGTGGCCAAGCTGATCCAGCAATCAGGGGAATGA
- a CDS encoding cupin domain-containing protein, translated as MVHASHRDRPGLVEIHELDTDIVYVLEGTATLVTGGEPVGTKPIAPHELRGSSVTGGETRRLVPGDVVIIPNGVPHWFKEVSAPFNYYVVKVR; from the coding sequence ATGGTGCATGCCAGCCATCGCGACAGGCCCGGCTTGGTGGAGATCCATGAGCTCGACACGGACATCGTCTATGTCCTGGAAGGGACCGCCACGTTGGTGACCGGTGGGGAGCCGGTCGGGACGAAACCGATCGCGCCGCACGAGCTTCGCGGCAGCTCGGTCACAGGCGGGGAGACCAGGCGGTTGGTGCCGGGCGACGTGGTCATCATCCCCAACGGGGTCCCTCATTGGTTCAAGGAAGTGTCGGCGCCGTTCAACTATTACGTGGTCAAAGTAAGGTAA
- a CDS encoding molybdopterin-binding protein, whose product MIFDTPLDRRRFLTHSLKAAGVFALAGCDGLSGQEGVRRFLGKTERLTDHIQRALTPKQAMAKEYREADLSAVFPANGNTDPNNRLYDALAADDFRDWRLMVTGLVERPVSFSLEELRALPSRTQITRHDCVEGWSAIGKWTGVPLREIMEQVQPQPSASYILFHCADLDEDNVPYYESMALEDAYHPQTILAYEMNDRPLDVPHGAPLRLRFERQLGYKHAKYLMGLEVTDSLAGFGGGKGGYWEDQGYEWYAGI is encoded by the coding sequence ATGATCTTCGACACACCACTTGATCGGCGGCGCTTTCTCACCCACAGCCTCAAGGCAGCCGGTGTTTTTGCACTTGCCGGCTGCGACGGGCTTTCCGGCCAGGAGGGGGTGCGCAGGTTTCTGGGCAAGACGGAACGGCTGACGGACCATATCCAGCGGGCGCTCACGCCGAAGCAGGCCATGGCCAAGGAATATCGGGAGGCCGACCTGTCGGCCGTCTTTCCCGCCAACGGCAACACCGACCCCAACAATCGGCTCTACGATGCGCTCGCCGCCGATGATTTCAGGGACTGGAGGCTGATGGTGACCGGGCTGGTGGAGAGGCCTGTCAGCTTTTCCCTGGAGGAATTGAGGGCGCTGCCCTCCCGCACGCAAATCACGCGACACGACTGTGTCGAAGGCTGGAGCGCGATCGGCAAATGGACGGGCGTCCCCTTGCGGGAGATCATGGAACAGGTGCAACCACAACCGTCCGCCAGCTATATCCTGTTCCATTGCGCCGATCTGGACGAGGACAACGTGCCCTATTACGAGAGCATGGCGCTGGAAGACGCCTACCATCCGCAGACCATTCTCGCCTATGAGATGAACGACCGGCCCTTGGACGTCCCTCATGGCGCGCCGCTCCGGCTCCGCTTCGAGCGACAACTCGGATACAAGCACGCGAAGTACCTGATGGGACTGGAAGTGACCGACAGCCTGGCCGGCTTCGGTGGGGGCAAGGGTGGCTACTGGGAGGACCAAGGGTACGAATGGTACGCGGGCATCTGA
- a CDS encoding hydrogen peroxide-inducible genes activator gives MTLTELRYIVAVAQERHFGRAAERCFITQPALSVAIQKLEEELGTAIFERKKHEVTLTPLGEQIVQQAQRVLEEAERITIIAAQGKDQLVGPLRLGVIATVGPYILPDLVATLHKRAPKMPLEIEENLTANLSRMLKSGRLDVILIALPFEESAIVTQPLYDEPFKAVVPVTHPWAKKTRINAEQLSREQVLLPHAGHCFRQQVLDSCPELSRSDMEGIQGNSLETIRQMVVSGLGITVMPSSALTAKHQNKRLAVVSFAEPMPQRRIGMAWRTGFTRPAALEVLRDAVQSLKIPGLTPVTSS, from the coding sequence ATGACCCTCACCGAACTTCGCTACATCGTCGCGGTCGCGCAGGAGCGCCACTTCGGACGAGCGGCTGAACGCTGTTTCATCACTCAACCGGCCCTGAGTGTGGCCATTCAGAAGCTGGAGGAGGAATTGGGCACCGCGATCTTCGAACGGAAGAAGCACGAGGTGACGCTCACCCCGTTGGGCGAGCAGATCGTGCAACAGGCGCAGCGCGTCCTGGAGGAGGCGGAGCGGATTACGATCATCGCCGCGCAGGGGAAGGATCAGTTAGTCGGGCCGTTGCGGCTCGGCGTGATCGCGACCGTCGGCCCCTACATCCTGCCGGACCTGGTCGCGACCCTCCACAAGCGAGCGCCGAAGATGCCGCTGGAGATCGAAGAGAATCTGACCGCGAACCTCTCCCGCATGCTCAAGAGCGGCAGGCTAGATGTCATCCTGATCGCGTTGCCGTTCGAGGAATCGGCCATCGTTACGCAGCCGCTCTACGACGAGCCGTTCAAGGCGGTGGTGCCGGTCACCCATCCTTGGGCGAAGAAAACCCGCATCAATGCGGAGCAGCTCTCACGCGAGCAGGTGTTGTTGCCTCATGCGGGCCATTGCTTCCGCCAGCAGGTGTTGGACAGTTGTCCGGAGCTGAGCCGGTCGGACATGGAGGGCATTCAGGGAAATTCGTTGGAGACGATCAGGCAGATGGTCGTGTCCGGTCTGGGCATCACCGTCATGCCCAGCAGCGCACTCACGGCGAAGCACCAGAACAAACGCCTGGCCGTGGTGAGTTTCGCCGAACCGATGCCGCAGCGCCGCATCGGGATGGCCTGGCGAACGGGATTCACCAGGCCTGCCGCGCTGGAGGTGCTCCGTGATGCCGTGCAATCGCTGAAGATTCCCGGACTAACTCCGGTCACATCGTCATGA
- a CDS encoding GlcG/HbpS family heme-binding protein, producing MKLMLQLVLASTTVLGALSVQAQVIEKRTLSLEGAKKIVAAAETRAKAEGARVVIAVVDDGGSLLLLERLDDTQVASVNVGIDKARTAAIFRRPSKVFEDQVRDGRVAALALHGAVPLQGGVPIIVEGKVIGAIGVSGETPQQDEAIAKAGAAVAGSFLKSDDK from the coding sequence ATGAAACTGATGCTACAGCTCGTCCTGGCAAGTACCACGGTCCTCGGTGCGCTCTCGGTGCAGGCGCAGGTGATCGAGAAAAGGACGCTATCGCTTGAGGGAGCCAAGAAGATCGTCGCCGCGGCGGAGACTCGGGCGAAAGCGGAAGGGGCCAGGGTCGTGATCGCGGTGGTGGATGACGGAGGAAGCCTGTTGCTGCTCGAACGGCTGGACGATACGCAGGTTGCCAGCGTGAACGTGGGCATCGACAAGGCACGGACCGCCGCCATCTTCCGGCGACCGAGCAAAGTCTTCGAAGATCAGGTGCGCGACGGTCGCGTGGCGGCTCTGGCCCTGCATGGAGCTGTACCGTTGCAAGGGGGCGTGCCGATCATCGTCGAAGGCAAGGTGATCGGCGCGATCGGAGTTAGCGGCGAAACGCCGCAGCAGGACGAAGCGATTGCCAAGGCGGGGGCGGCGGTCGCGGGGTCATTTTTGAAATCCGATGATAAATGA